A single window of Xylocopa sonorina isolate GNS202 chromosome 5, iyXylSono1_principal, whole genome shotgun sequence DNA harbors:
- the LOC143423504 gene encoding homeobox protein E60 → MTKAATDERPRTRRVKRSDGRGNGGTPEEKRPRTAFSGEQLARLKREFAENRYLTERRRQQLSRDLGLNEAQIKIWFQNKRAKIKKASGQKNPLALQLMAQGLYNHSTVPLTKEEEEQAAELQAK, encoded by the exons ATGACGAAAGCCGCAACGGACGAAC GTCCGCGGACGAGAAGGGTGAAGAGGTCGGATGGCCGCGGCAATGGCGGCACCCCCGAGGAGAAGCGGCCGAGGACCGCGTTCAGCGGCGAGCAACTGGCCAGGCTGAAGAGGGAGTTCGCGGAGAATCGATACCTGACCGAACGGCGGAGGCAGCAGCTCTCGAGGGACCTGGGCCTGAACGAGGCGCAGATCAAGATCTGGTTTCAGAACAAGAGGGCGAAGATCAAGAAGGCCAGCGGGCAGAAGAACCCGCTGGCCCTCCAGCTGATGGCCCAGGGCCTCTACAATCACTCGACGGTGCCGCTGACGAAAGAGGAGGAGGAACAGGCCGCGGAACTTCAAGCGAAGTGA